A genomic segment from Nodularia sphaerocarpa UHCC 0038 encodes:
- a CDS encoding energy-coupling factor ABC transporter permease: MHIMEGYLPASWAIFWWVVALPFLALGLRSLTRITQANPELKLLLALAGAFTFVLSALKIPSVTGSSSHPTGTGLGAVLFGPLAMSVLGTLVLLFQALLLAHGGLTTLGANAFSMAIAGPFAAYWIYHLTKRLTGKQRIAIFLAAALANLLTYIITSVQLALAFPAPVGGFMASFAKFAGIFAITQVPLAISEGLLTVLVWNWLQSYTPQELELLKLIQGEPQSNESV, from the coding sequence ATGCACATTATGGAAGGCTACTTACCAGCGAGTTGGGCAATTTTTTGGTGGGTGGTAGCGTTACCGTTTTTGGCTCTAGGATTGCGATCGCTCACTCGCATTACCCAAGCCAACCCTGAACTAAAATTACTTTTAGCATTAGCAGGAGCTTTTACCTTTGTTTTGTCAGCGCTGAAAATACCTTCAGTTACAGGTAGTTCTTCTCATCCTACCGGCACAGGTTTGGGAGCAGTGCTATTTGGCCCTTTAGCCATGTCAGTGCTTGGTACGCTGGTTTTATTGTTTCAAGCGTTGCTGCTAGCACATGGCGGTTTAACAACACTGGGAGCGAATGCTTTTTCGATGGCGATCGCGGGACCATTTGCCGCCTACTGGATATATCATCTAACAAAGCGGCTCACTGGTAAACAAAGAATTGCCATCTTTTTAGCCGCAGCTTTGGCAAATTTACTCACTTACATTATCACCTCTGTACAACTCGCCCTCGCTTTTCCTGCACCTGTGGGTGGGTTTATGGCTTCATTCGCCAAGTTTGCGGGCATTTTTGCCATTACTCAGGTTCCTTTGGCAATTAGCGAAGGATTGCTCACTGTATTGGTGTGGAACTGGTTACAATCTTACACGCCTCAAGAACTCGAACTATTAAAATTAATTCAAGGGGAACCGCAAAGCAATGAATCAGTCTAA
- a CDS encoding ferritin-like domain-containing protein, translated as MQELDNEKTIDLLNAIMEFELAGVVRYTHYSLMVTGPNRIPIVAFFKAQASESLLHAQQVGEILTGLEGHPSLKIAQMEETYQHTVKDILAESLSHEKKALDLYKNLLETVTGASIYLEEFARGMIGQEEMHNLELKKMLRDFS; from the coding sequence ATGCAAGAGCTTGACAACGAAAAAACCATCGATCTACTGAACGCCATCATGGAATTTGAACTAGCGGGAGTAGTACGCTACACCCATTATTCCTTAATGGTGACTGGTCCTAATCGTATTCCCATCGTAGCTTTTTTCAAAGCGCAGGCCAGTGAGTCTCTACTTCATGCCCAACAAGTCGGAGAAATCCTCACTGGTTTAGAGGGACATCCTTCTCTCAAAATCGCCCAAATGGAAGAAACTTACCAGCACACAGTCAAAGATATTTTGGCAGAAAGCTTATCCCATGAAAAGAAAGCGCTGGATTTGTACAAAAATCTCTTGGAAACTGTCACCGGTGCCAGCATTTATCTAGAAGAATTTGCTCGTGGGATGATTGGGCAAGAAGAGATGCATAATCTTGAACTCAAAAAAATGCTCCGCGATTTCAGCTAA
- a CDS encoding TonB-dependent siderophore receptor, with protein sequence MSNYCWLKVLMLGSFWGLVALPAGAETSLDRINPDLNTSVATAAKSSQKIPHLNEVKRPAITVKQWLAQGIIQVTGVKLGQTDKELEVILETTGSDQLQPVSKSEGNNFIVDIPNTQLNLPFVSEFRQENPADGITVVTVTNIDANTIRVIVTGETSLPKVELFDSDEGLIFGVTPEITAMQQPSQEPETLPADQIPTTETLPAEPVAQPDEIIELVITGEQGGYRVPNASTGSRLDIPLLETPASIGVITEEFIKDKAPRRVEDLAPYISGVTAGDIGQGGLFTDFQIRGFNVGSQVYINGLRDNYRSLIRDFANIERLEILKGLSSLLYGTGAPGGVVNYITKKPQATPSYEFSADVGSFNFYRGEVDLTGPLTQDKNVLYRLNLAFQDSDSFVDNVEDNRIFVAPSLTFLTGGGGSLTVEGEYYRQDKDFNTGAKFFDGQIFYDRSYTDPRNSQIYNHYRIAAYLDQPISEQWSVNLSGQYFNTQREANPIFVALGFQGDTLTRFYRTIFDDYNQYNIRGEIRGNFNIGASEHKLLTGVEYNYYRSRFNGVNAGFFGSIDVANPTFDVPIPTGITNRKVDFDDSEWGVYIQDFVKFGQFRLLAGLRYGGFDSVTGSAENFVSPSIGLVYSLSDFASLYASFSKSTEPQYGLLSDGNFPNPRKATQSEVGAKVNLLNDRLTITTALFNLEQTNIAEADPSNPDFSILVGDVRSRGFELDINGKVTDNFSLIAAYTYQDSVITNSAVPGQEGNRPINSPQHSVGLYGKYEFTEGSLRGLSLGTGLVHVGERKGDNENSFELPGYVRVDLGAAYKVDNLTFRLGVENLFDIRYASGSNNRANITQGSPFALTGSVSVQF encoded by the coding sequence GTGTCAAATTATTGCTGGTTGAAAGTCTTGATGCTTGGTTCTTTCTGGGGATTAGTTGCCTTGCCAGCCGGGGCGGAAACAAGTTTAGACCGTATTAATCCTGATCTAAATACATCTGTGGCAACTGCGGCTAAAAGTAGTCAAAAAATCCCTCATTTAAACGAAGTTAAGCGCCCAGCAATTACAGTTAAACAGTGGCTTGCCCAAGGGATAATTCAGGTAACGGGTGTAAAACTAGGGCAAACAGACAAGGAACTAGAAGTAATTTTAGAAACCACAGGTTCAGATCAGTTGCAGCCTGTAAGTAAGAGTGAAGGTAATAATTTTATTGTAGATATTCCCAATACTCAGTTAAATTTGCCATTTGTTAGTGAGTTTCGTCAAGAAAATCCTGCTGATGGAATCACGGTAGTGACTGTAACTAATATCGATGCAAATACTATCCGGGTGATAGTGACAGGTGAGACGAGTTTGCCCAAGGTTGAATTATTTGATAGCGACGAGGGTTTAATTTTTGGAGTGACACCTGAGATAACGGCTATGCAGCAACCATCACAGGAGCCGGAAACGCTACCAGCAGATCAAATACCGACAACTGAGACACTACCAGCAGAACCCGTTGCACAACCAGATGAAATTATTGAGTTGGTAATCACAGGCGAACAAGGTGGATATCGTGTGCCAAATGCTAGTACTGGGAGTCGGCTTGATATTCCACTACTAGAAACACCTGCATCAATTGGTGTAATTACAGAGGAATTCATTAAGGATAAAGCACCCCGACGAGTAGAAGATTTAGCTCCTTATATTAGTGGAGTAACAGCAGGAGATATTGGACAGGGTGGACTCTTCACTGACTTTCAAATTCGTGGCTTCAATGTAGGTAGCCAAGTTTATATCAATGGGTTACGAGATAATTACCGTTCTTTAATCAGAGACTTTGCTAATATTGAACGTCTGGAAATTTTGAAAGGTTTGTCTTCCTTACTTTATGGAACAGGTGCGCCTGGTGGAGTAGTTAACTATATTACCAAAAAGCCCCAAGCCACCCCTAGTTATGAATTTTCAGCCGATGTAGGTAGCTTTAATTTTTATCGCGGTGAGGTTGATTTAACAGGTCCGTTAACTCAAGACAAGAATGTACTTTATCGTCTCAATCTAGCTTTTCAAGATTCCGATTCTTTTGTAGACAACGTTGAAGATAATCGCATTTTTGTTGCTCCGTCACTAACCTTTTTAACGGGTGGTGGTGGTTCTTTAACAGTTGAAGGGGAGTATTACCGACAAGATAAAGACTTTAATACTGGAGCTAAATTCTTTGATGGTCAGATTTTTTATGACCGCAGTTATACTGACCCTCGCAATAGCCAAATTTACAATCATTATCGCATAGCCGCCTATTTAGATCAGCCCATTAGTGAGCAATGGTCAGTTAATCTGAGTGGTCAATACTTTAATACACAAAGGGAAGCTAATCCAATTTTTGTCGCACTTGGTTTTCAGGGTGACACTTTAACACGTTTTTACCGCACAATTTTTGATGACTATAATCAATATAATATTCGAGGCGAAATTAGAGGAAACTTCAATATTGGAGCTTCAGAACATAAGTTACTCACAGGTGTTGAGTACAATTATTATCGTTCCAGATTCAATGGTGTGAATGCTGGTTTTTTTGGCAGTATTGATGTTGCCAACCCTACTTTTGATGTTCCAATCCCCACTGGAATTACTAATCGTAAAGTTGATTTTGATGATAGTGAGTGGGGCGTTTACATTCAAGATTTCGTAAAATTTGGGCAATTTCGGTTACTAGCTGGTTTGCGCTATGGCGGATTTGATTCTGTGACTGGTAGCGCAGAAAATTTTGTTTCTCCTAGCATCGGTTTAGTTTATAGCTTGTCAGATTTCGCTTCACTTTATGCTAGTTTTAGTAAATCCACAGAGCCACAATATGGTTTACTTTCAGATGGGAATTTTCCTAACCCTAGAAAGGCTACTCAATCTGAAGTTGGTGCTAAAGTAAATCTGTTAAATGATAGGCTGACTATTACAACTGCACTGTTTAACTTAGAGCAAACAAATATTGCAGAGGCTGATCCCAGTAACCCAGATTTTAGTATCCTTGTAGGCGATGTTCGTAGCCGTGGCTTTGAATTAGATATTAACGGAAAAGTAACTGATAATTTTAGTTTGATTGCAGCTTACACCTACCAAGATTCAGTAATTACCAACAGTGCCGTCCCTGGGCAAGAAGGAAATCGCCCAATTAATAGTCCACAACACAGCGTAGGTCTTTATGGCAAGTACGAGTTTACGGAAGGTTCGCTCAGAGGATTAAGTTTAGGTACAGGTTTAGTTCATGTGGGTGAAAGAAAAGGAGATAACGAAAATAGCTTTGAGCTTCCTGGTTATGTGCGAGTTGATTTAGGTGCTGCTTACAAAGTTGACAACTTGACCTTTAGATTAGGTGTTGAAAACCTTTTTGATATTCGTTATGCTTCCGGTTCAAATAATCGGGCTAACATTACTCAAGGTTCACCTTTTGCACTTACTGGATCAGTTTCAGTACAGTTTTAA
- a CDS encoding energy-coupling factor ABC transporter ATP-binding protein produces MKSLTFDPQLSTDHPHPTVISVQNLVYAYSNQEPVLQEVSFNLNAGDRVALIGATGSGKSTLLENLMGLKQPTSGKILINGIPIEPKTLPQVRRYIGFGFQDANDQLFMPTILEDITFGPRNYGVPPAVAIDRARQLLTDFGLEAYANRSAHELSGGQRRLAALAAILALEPTILILDEPTTGLDPGWRRHLAQVLLKLPVQVMLIASHELHWLGKVTQRALVLSGGRIQIDSEIQALLQEKDSLNQLGLPVDW; encoded by the coding sequence TTGAAATCTTTGACTTTTGATCCCCAACTTTCCACAGATCACCCCCACCCCACAGTGATTTCGGTGCAAAATCTGGTATATGCCTACAGTAACCAGGAGCCAGTATTGCAAGAAGTTTCTTTCAATTTGAATGCAGGTGATAGAGTAGCCTTGATTGGTGCAACTGGTTCTGGTAAAAGCACCTTATTAGAAAACCTGATGGGCTTAAAACAACCAACTTCGGGAAAAATTTTAATTAATGGTATCCCGATAGAACCGAAAACTCTCCCCCAAGTGCGGCGTTACATCGGTTTTGGCTTTCAAGATGCCAATGACCAACTATTTATGCCTACTATCTTAGAAGATATTACCTTTGGTCCGCGCAATTACGGTGTTCCGCCAGCCGTAGCCATTGATCGAGCTAGGCAATTATTAACAGATTTTGGTCTAGAAGCCTACGCTAACCGTTCTGCTCACGAACTTTCGGGAGGACAAAGACGACTGGCTGCTTTAGCGGCGATTTTAGCCCTAGAGCCGACTATTCTGATTTTAGATGAACCAACTACCGGACTTGATCCCGGATGGCGGAGGCATTTAGCGCAAGTATTGTTAAAGTTGCCAGTACAGGTAATGTTAATTGCCTCTCATGAATTACATTGGTTGGGGAAAGTGACTCAACGTGCTTTGGTGCTATCTGGTGGACGCATTCAAATAGACAGTGAGATTCAAGCACTTTTGCAAGAGAAAGATTCTTTAAACCAGTTGGGTTTGCCAGTCGATTGGTAA
- a CDS encoding Uma2 family endonuclease gives MATQLDKTKELHNLVISWEALPDDFQLEDEPVENTGQPILAGALRESLEISGFIQPQMLIASNFGLCATVNGQLILKAPDWLYVPSVNQVLSDRKSYTPNLQGDVPAVVMEFLSDTEGEEYSVKRTYPPGKWFFYEQILQVPVYVIFDPNGGLLEFYHLENGRYELKQPDENGRHWIPAMNLFLGTWQGIKEARTGYWLRWWDQEDNLLPWAVEVIEQERQEKERLMAYLRSQGMDPNNLPI, from the coding sequence ATGGCGACACAACTCGATAAAACCAAAGAGCTACATAATCTGGTAATCTCTTGGGAAGCGTTGCCGGATGATTTTCAACTTGAGGATGAACCAGTGGAAAATACAGGTCAGCCAATCTTGGCTGGTGCTTTGCGTGAAAGCTTAGAAATTAGCGGTTTCATCCAACCGCAGATGTTGATTGCTTCCAATTTTGGTCTTTGTGCAACTGTTAACGGACAATTGATTCTCAAAGCCCCAGATTGGCTTTATGTTCCTAGTGTTAATCAAGTTTTAAGCGATCGCAAAAGCTACACACCGAATTTACAAGGTGATGTTCCCGCAGTGGTGATGGAATTTCTATCTGATACCGAGGGGGAAGAATATTCTGTCAAGCGAACCTATCCCCCAGGAAAATGGTTTTTTTACGAGCAAATTTTGCAAGTTCCTGTTTATGTGATTTTTGACCCCAATGGCGGTTTGCTGGAATTTTATCACCTGGAAAATGGCCGCTATGAATTAAAACAACCGGATGAAAATGGTCGTCATTGGATTCCGGCGATGAACTTATTTTTGGGTACTTGGCAAGGTATCAAAGAAGCCAGAACTGGTTATTGGTTACGCTGGTGGGATCAGGAGGATAATTTGTTACCTTGGGCTGTGGAAGTCATTGAACAAGAACGCCAGGAAAAAGAGCGACTGATGGCTTATTTGCGATCGCAAGGTATGGACCCCAATAATTTACCCATCTAA
- a CDS encoding energy-coupling factor ABC transporter substrate-binding protein — translation MNQSNKGWSNWLLVVGVIILAVAPLIFIRDAEFNGADGEAEAAIGEVQPGYEPWFKPVFEPPSGEVESLLFTSQAALGAGVIGYVIGLYKERNRQQRNKG, via the coding sequence ATGAATCAGTCTAACAAGGGATGGAGTAATTGGCTATTGGTAGTAGGAGTGATTATTTTAGCAGTTGCACCCTTAATATTTATCCGGGATGCAGAATTTAATGGTGCAGATGGAGAAGCCGAAGCAGCAATTGGGGAAGTACAACCTGGATATGAACCTTGGTTTAAACCTGTTTTTGAACCGCCTAGTGGTGAAGTTGAAAGCTTGTTATTCACCTCTCAAGCTGCTTTGGGTGCTGGAGTAATTGGTTATGTGATCGGATTATATAAGGAGCGTAACCGGCAGCAAAGGAACAAAGGATGA
- a CDS encoding energy-coupling factor transporter transmembrane component T family protein, whose amino-acid sequence MLKLTLPLRLHLSLVIVVGAALLQSDAWLCLGIYGAIALVWAASLRVPIPQLGGLIGTELIFLSIMALPLGWERASFLLVRSLVCLVTMNSFLLTLPPHSFGIALKSLPVPAPIKANLLLAGQYLEILLDEVTRMQRSAQLRGLNGAVGWLRYTSAAMIGALYLRSLDRAERVYAAMVIRGYNGQLPVDATFRPKERFLLLVAWAIAACLTITSYKI is encoded by the coding sequence ATGCTTAAACTAACTTTACCGTTACGTTTGCATTTGTCTTTAGTCATTGTGGTGGGGGCGGCTTTACTACAGTCTGATGCTTGGCTTTGCTTGGGGATATATGGGGCGATCGCTCTGGTTTGGGCAGCATCTTTGCGCGTACCCATTCCCCAGTTAGGCGGACTCATTGGGACTGAGTTAATTTTCCTCTCAATCATGGCATTACCCTTGGGATGGGAACGAGCGAGTTTTTTATTGGTGCGTTCCCTGGTTTGTCTGGTTACCATGAATAGTTTTTTGTTAACTTTGCCTCCCCATAGTTTTGGTATTGCCTTGAAAAGTTTACCAGTCCCCGCACCGATCAAGGCTAATTTATTATTAGCTGGGCAGTATCTAGAAATTTTGCTCGATGAAGTCACACGGATGCAGCGCAGCGCTCAATTGCGGGGTTTAAATGGTGCGGTGGGATGGTTGCGCTACACAAGTGCGGCGATGATTGGAGCTTTATATCTCCGCAGTTTAGATCGGGCAGAGCGTGTTTATGCGGCAATGGTAATTCGTGGTTACAATGGGCAGTTACCTGTAGATGCAACATTTAGACCAAAGGAGCGTTTTCTCCTGCTAGTAGCTTGGGCGATCGCTGCTTGCTTAACCATAACTTCTTACAAAATTTAG
- a CDS encoding helix-turn-helix domain-containing protein, producing the protein MTITISQQTFDELLYQKTENSCQYPDPDDQLDVMYDYPKVLGQGYWREIKLRQGLELAIGDLRLCDRVIFAEPETESWLNYHFHFSGEHEDKYTSIGSGKYIFQGSGLAPQRKTQCDHEQPFLEVEFTMQPDLLRSFAGNSQGELPKQLQHLIRPCEQYYHRCGTATLPMQRVAQQILHCPYRSIAKRMYLESKVLELMGMLLAQEVEMRDGKTNIQPLQPDVVDRIHHAREIILQRLDNPPSLHELARQVGLNECTLKRGFRCCFGTTVFGYLRYYKLEQARQLLEIGEMKITEIAHAMGYNSRSPFAAAFRKQFGMNPKEYQKLQKNSV; encoded by the coding sequence ATGACAATCACTATCTCCCAGCAAACCTTCGACGAGCTGTTGTATCAAAAGACAGAAAACAGTTGCCAATATCCAGATCCCGATGATCAGTTAGATGTGATGTATGATTACCCAAAGGTACTGGGACAAGGATATTGGCGAGAAATCAAGCTGCGTCAGGGTTTGGAGTTAGCTATTGGTGATTTGCGGTTGTGCGATCGCGTGATTTTTGCAGAACCAGAAACAGAATCTTGGCTAAATTACCATTTTCATTTTTCAGGGGAACATGAGGATAAATATACATCAATAGGTAGCGGAAAGTATATTTTCCAAGGCAGTGGTTTGGCTCCTCAAAGAAAAACTCAGTGTGATCACGAACAGCCATTTCTTGAGGTTGAATTTACAATGCAGCCTGATTTACTGCGTTCCTTTGCGGGAAATAGTCAAGGAGAATTACCAAAACAGTTGCAGCACTTAATCCGACCCTGTGAGCAGTATTACCATCGCTGTGGCACTGCCACTTTACCGATGCAGAGAGTGGCGCAGCAAATTTTACACTGTCCCTATCGGAGTATTGCTAAACGGATGTATCTAGAAAGTAAGGTGCTGGAATTGATGGGAATGCTACTAGCACAAGAAGTAGAGATGCGTGATGGTAAAACCAATATTCAGCCTTTACAACCAGATGTAGTCGATAGAATCCACCACGCCAGGGAAATCATCCTGCAACGCTTGGACAATCCACCCTCCTTACACGAATTAGCGCGACAAGTTGGTTTAAATGAATGCACCTTAAAACGGGGCTTTCGTTGTTGTTTTGGCACAACAGTATTTGGCTATTTGCGTTATTACAAACTTGAACAAGCGCGACAACTGCTGGAAATAGGAGAGATGAAAATTACCGAAATTGCTCATGCAATGGGTTACAACAGCCGCAGTCCTTTTGCTGCTGCATTCCGCAAACAGTTTGGCATGAACCCCAAGGAATACCAAAAACTGCAAAAAAATTCCGTTTAG
- the cbiQ gene encoding cobalt ECF transporter T component CbiQ, producing MTLQIDTLAYTNRLRWLAPEQKLLFAIALLILTAFTHSPVQIIIAIWMSIWTVIYARIPLKVYLKLVYIATLFWLTSLPALVINGIHINYLNIIQEDAIIGFNLGSYYIYISSYGIEQGWTILTRAIASLSCLYFVMLTIPFSELLQTLRRFGFPVLLTDLLLLMYRFIFVLLNTASQLWTAQKSRGGYCTFRIGIKSLSLLIGQLLRRTLENYRQVSLSLASRGFNGEFKVWHPHRYHLSQRYAIEAIIGYVVLIGLTWG from the coding sequence ATGACTCTGCAAATAGATACTCTGGCTTATACTAATCGGTTGCGATGGTTAGCGCCAGAGCAAAAATTATTATTTGCGATCGCCTTATTAATTCTCACTGCCTTTACCCATTCCCCAGTCCAAATTATAATTGCCATCTGGATGAGTATTTGGACAGTAATTTATGCCAGGATTCCCCTAAAAGTATATCTAAAATTAGTTTATATTGCTACTTTGTTTTGGTTAACGAGTTTGCCAGCTTTAGTAATTAATGGTATACATATTAATTACCTAAATATTATCCAAGAGGATGCAATAATTGGGTTTAATCTTGGTTCTTATTATATATACATTAGTTCTTATGGAATCGAGCAAGGATGGACAATTTTAACGCGAGCGATCGCCTCACTTTCTTGCTTATACTTTGTGATGTTAACTATCCCATTTAGTGAACTTTTACAAACCTTACGACGCTTTGGTTTTCCAGTGCTTTTAACAGACCTTTTATTATTAATGTACCGTTTTATTTTCGTTTTATTAAACACAGCTTCCCAACTCTGGACTGCACAAAAGTCTCGTGGTGGCTACTGCACTTTTAGAATCGGAATCAAAAGTTTATCGCTGTTGATTGGACAACTACTCAGACGCACCCTAGAAAACTATCGTCAAGTCTCTTTAAGTTTAGCTTCACGGGGTTTTAATGGCGAATTTAAAGTTTGGCATCCCCATCGCTATCATCTCTCTCAACGCTATGCCATAGAAGCAATTATCGGATATGTAGTTTTAATAGGATTGACATGGGGGTAG
- a CDS encoding energy-coupling factor ABC transporter ATP-binding protein, with protein MQPHLLEFEQVHYTYPGTEQSVLNNLNLKIPAQKKCALIGQNGCGKTTLFLLANGLYKSQKGNIKWQGEPLKYDRKSLLKLRQKVGLIFQDPEQQLVASTVEEDISYGLCNLGLPTAEIQQRIEKALVEFGLTELAQRPVHHLSLGQKKRVSIADVMVLKPELLLLDEPTAYLDSLHTRNLMATLKNIHASGTTILMATHDLDLVYRWADWVFVMDRGQMILEGTPPDVFSQREILEDLQLEVPLIYEILFAEGLAEEEPILGRLRQRILKQFPYL; from the coding sequence ATGCAACCACACTTACTAGAATTTGAGCAGGTACATTATACTTATCCAGGCACAGAACAATCTGTTTTAAATAATTTAAACCTAAAAATACCCGCCCAAAAGAAATGTGCATTAATCGGTCAAAATGGTTGCGGTAAAACCACGCTATTTTTATTAGCTAATGGTTTATATAAATCCCAAAAAGGAAATATCAAATGGCAAGGGGAACCGCTAAAATATGACCGTAAATCTTTGCTAAAATTACGCCAAAAAGTCGGGCTAATTTTTCAAGATCCAGAGCAACAATTGGTAGCCTCGACTGTTGAAGAAGATATTTCTTACGGTTTGTGTAATTTGGGATTACCAACAGCAGAAATTCAACAACGCATTGAGAAAGCCTTAGTTGAGTTTGGATTAACTGAATTAGCCCAAAGACCTGTACATCATCTCAGCTTGGGACAAAAAAAACGAGTTTCTATTGCTGATGTCATGGTGCTAAAACCAGAACTGCTATTACTAGATGAACCAACAGCATATCTGGATAGTTTACATACTCGTAACTTAATGGCGACCTTGAAAAATATTCATGCCTCTGGTACAACCATATTAATGGCAACCCATGACCTAGATTTAGTGTACCGTTGGGCAGACTGGGTATTTGTCATGGATAGAGGACAAATGATCTTAGAGGGAACACCGCCAGATGTATTTAGCCAACGGGAAATTCTGGAAGATTTACAGCTAGAAGTACCACTGATATATGAGATATTATTTGCTGAAGGATTAGCTGAAGAAGAGCCAATTTTGGGAAGATTACGGCAAAGAATATTGAAACAATTTCCTTACCTTTAG
- a CDS encoding energy-coupling factor ABC transporter permease — protein sequence MHIPDGFLSVPVAAATGLVSAVALVVACGRSQEDLGIRRAPILGLTTAFIFAAQMVNFPVAGGTSGHLLGGTLAAIVLGSPWAGMLCITTVFIIQAVLFADGGITALGANILNAGVIAVCVGWVLTQTLQRLLGGAKARLPLAAGIAAGVSVVAASVACAIQLVLSGTASAAIVLPAMTGVHILIGVGEGLITGGVLVYLAKARPDLLPGEEQQFKGWLVPVIAILLVAGVLSLVASGWPDGLERVAENVGFIDLAEQVRVEVPTPFADYEIESLGLIGTSIAGLLGSVVSFGAAFGIAKVVKPKNA from the coding sequence ATGCATATTCCTGATGGATTTCTTTCAGTTCCCGTAGCTGCGGCTACTGGTTTAGTGAGTGCGGTAGCGCTTGTTGTGGCTTGTGGGCGATCGCAAGAGGATCTTGGTATCCGTCGCGCCCCTATACTGGGCTTAACTACGGCGTTTATTTTTGCCGCCCAGATGGTGAATTTTCCCGTAGCCGGAGGCACTAGCGGCCACTTGTTGGGGGGAACCTTAGCGGCCATAGTTTTGGGCAGTCCCTGGGCAGGAATGCTATGTATTACGACAGTTTTTATTATTCAAGCTGTGCTATTTGCCGATGGTGGGATCACAGCCTTGGGAGCCAATATTTTGAATGCGGGAGTAATTGCTGTTTGCGTGGGCTGGGTGTTAACCCAAACCTTACAACGGCTATTGGGAGGGGCTAAAGCTCGCTTACCCCTAGCAGCTGGCATTGCGGCTGGTGTCAGCGTAGTTGCGGCATCAGTGGCTTGTGCTATTCAGTTAGTGCTTTCTGGAACTGCATCCGCAGCCATAGTTTTACCAGCCATGACGGGAGTACATATTCTGATTGGGGTTGGTGAGGGCTTAATTACTGGTGGTGTCCTGGTTTACCTCGCGAAAGCCAGGCCAGATTTGCTACCAGGGGAGGAGCAACAGTTTAAAGGTTGGTTAGTGCCTGTGATCGCTATTTTATTAGTTGCCGGTGTGTTATCTTTGGTGGCTTCGGGGTGGCCTGATGGTTTGGAAAGGGTAGCCGAAAACGTAGGTTTTATCGATTTAGCCGAGCAAGTGCGAGTGGAAGTACCAACGCCTTTTGCTGACTATGAAATTGAATCTTTAGGATTGATTGGTACAAGTATTGCTGGGCTGCTGGGATCTGTGGTAAGTTTTGGTGCAGCTTTTGGGATTGCTAAGGTGGTGAAACCCAAGAATGCTTAA